One Rhodoferax ferrireducens T118 DNA segment encodes these proteins:
- a CDS encoding sensor domain-containing protein, which produces MPESIQPNAPRRDALEELQLALREQQVILDTAGVGIVFIKNRLVVRCNQRFGQIFGHSDAAAILGSTSPSLYPDDLAAHALAEAAYPAMAQGLTFKSEVLMKRRDGSSFWAHLTGKLVNPADPLAGSIWIVDDIDEQKAAQAQLQSVLTEQNLILDNAMVGIVFLRNRIATRCNQRFETLLGYEPGELQGVSSRQWYLTKQDWIEAEPRWKAPFAAGHGFEGEIQLRKKDGTAIHCEVRAKAINASDPEQGAIWITMDITARKTAENELLQARADLEKLVEVRTLELSRTVQELKNKAAEQKTAEAYIQRLAHFDALTGLPNRLLLNDRCQQALSVAQRGRQSVALMFLDLDHFKNVNDSLGHRVGDEVLVELAARLKAAVREQDTVSRLGGDEFILLLPDTDAMGAAHLAEKLLQTALQPILIEQHELTVTPSIGIALYPKDGTDLDTLSRCADAAMYRAKADGRNGYRFYTAQIQAHSDRMLLLDNALRRALERKQLELHYQPQIALMSGQVVGAEALLRWTHPELGAISPVEFIPIAENNGLILPIGEWVMRTATRQLSTWIARGMAPITMAVNLSALQFRNPNLPQLVTRILEDAALPPQLLEIELTEGVAMTHPLEAVAVMNELHQRGVRMAIDDFGTGYSSLSYLKKFQVYKLKIDQSFVRDITEDPDDKAIVGAVISMASSLGLQTIAEGVETEGQLEFLRARGCNEAQGFYFSRPLPTQAFEDFVRKQ; this is translated from the coding sequence ATGCCCGAAAGTATTCAACCCAACGCGCCGCGGCGTGACGCCCTGGAAGAGTTGCAACTTGCCTTGCGCGAGCAGCAAGTCATTCTCGACACCGCAGGCGTCGGCATTGTTTTCATTAAAAATCGCCTGGTGGTGCGCTGCAATCAGCGCTTTGGGCAGATCTTTGGCCATTCCGATGCGGCCGCAATTTTGGGCAGCACCAGCCCGTCGCTGTACCCCGACGACTTGGCTGCTCACGCACTGGCTGAAGCCGCCTACCCGGCCATGGCGCAAGGCCTGACCTTCAAGTCAGAAGTGCTGATGAAGCGCCGCGATGGGTCGTCGTTCTGGGCTCATCTGACCGGCAAACTCGTCAACCCGGCGGACCCTCTCGCGGGCTCGATCTGGATCGTGGATGACATCGATGAACAAAAAGCCGCGCAGGCACAGCTGCAGTCGGTATTGACCGAGCAGAACCTGATTCTGGACAATGCCATGGTCGGCATCGTATTTCTGCGCAACCGCATCGCCACCCGCTGTAACCAGCGCTTTGAAACCCTTTTGGGCTACGAGCCAGGTGAGCTGCAAGGCGTCTCCTCGCGCCAGTGGTATCTGACGAAGCAAGACTGGATTGAAGCCGAACCCCGATGGAAAGCACCGTTTGCGGCCGGTCATGGGTTTGAGGGTGAAATTCAGTTGCGTAAGAAAGACGGCACTGCCATTCACTGTGAGGTTCGCGCCAAGGCCATTAACGCCAGCGACCCGGAGCAGGGGGCGATCTGGATCACCATGGACATCACCGCGCGAAAAACGGCCGAAAACGAACTGCTGCAGGCCCGCGCCGACCTTGAAAAACTGGTGGAAGTCCGCACCCTGGAGCTCAGCCGCACTGTCCAGGAACTCAAGAACAAAGCCGCCGAACAAAAAACCGCCGAAGCCTACATTCAGCGGCTGGCCCACTTTGATGCGCTCACGGGCCTGCCCAATCGATTGCTGCTCAATGACCGTTGCCAGCAGGCCCTGAGCGTGGCGCAACGCGGGCGCCAAAGTGTGGCCCTGATGTTTCTGGACCTTGATCACTTCAAGAACGTCAATGATTCTTTGGGTCACCGGGTCGGCGATGAGGTGCTGGTTGAATTGGCGGCCCGCCTGAAAGCCGCCGTGCGCGAGCAAGACACCGTCTCGCGCCTGGGGGGCGACGAATTCATCCTGCTGCTGCCCGACACCGATGCAATGGGAGCCGCCCATTTGGCTGAAAAATTGCTGCAAACAGCACTGCAGCCGATCCTGATTGAACAGCATGAGCTGACCGTCACGCCATCGATCGGCATCGCGCTCTACCCCAAGGATGGCACTGACCTCGACACGCTGTCCAGATGTGCCGATGCGGCCATGTACCGTGCCAAGGCCGATGGGCGCAACGGCTACCGGTTTTACACCGCCCAGATACAAGCCCACTCTGACCGCATGCTGCTGCTCGACAATGCGCTGCGCCGGGCCCTCGAGCGCAAGCAGCTTGAGCTGCATTACCAGCCCCAAATCGCGCTGATGAGCGGTCAAGTGGTCGGCGCCGAGGCTTTGCTGCGCTGGACCCACCCGGAACTTGGCGCCATTTCACCGGTCGAGTTCATTCCAATTGCCGAAAACAATGGCCTGATCCTGCCGATTGGGGAGTGGGTCATGCGCACCGCCACCCGGCAACTGTCCACCTGGATCGCGCGTGGCATGGCACCCATCACCATGGCGGTCAATTTGTCCGCGCTTCAGTTTCGCAACCCGAACCTGCCCCAGCTCGTCACCCGCATTCTGGAGGACGCGGCCCTGCCGCCCCAACTGCTGGAGATTGAGCTGACGGAAGGCGTGGCGATGACCCATCCGCTGGAAGCGGTCGCCGTGATGAATGAACTGCACCAACGCGGCGTGCGCATGGCCATCGATGATTTTGGCACCGGTTATTCCTCATTGAGCTACCTGAAAAAATTTCAGGTTTACAAGCTCAAGATCGACCAGTCGTTCGTACGCGACATCACCGAGGACCCCGACGACAAAGCCATCGTGGGCGCCGTCATCAGCATGGCCAGCAGCCTGGGGCTGCAAACCATTGCCGAAGGGGTGGAGACCGAGGGTCAGCTCGAGTTTCTGCGCGCTCGGGGCTGCAACGAGGCGCAGGGTTTTTATTTCAGTCGGCCCTTGCCGACGCAGGCGTTCGAGGACTTCGTGCGCAAGCAATAA
- a CDS encoding DUF2059 domain-containing protein, protein MKKLLVIVLLALASGAQAESTAAKKELVAKVLLLQRPAIEQAAQALAERPAAQMMQQAGIVLQSKVAADKREAVAKDIQADVKKYVDEVVPLVREQAVSVAPSTVGALLEEKFTEDELKQLIAIIESPVNRKFLQLGGEMQKALLDKVVTQTQGVIEPKIRALEQSISKQLGLPAPSAAAAKGTRPPAKAASK, encoded by the coding sequence ATGAAAAAACTATTAGTGATAGTGCTGTTGGCGCTGGCCAGCGGGGCGCAAGCTGAGTCCACCGCGGCCAAGAAGGAACTGGTCGCCAAGGTCTTGCTGTTGCAGCGGCCTGCCATTGAGCAGGCAGCGCAAGCGCTGGCGGAGCGGCCGGCGGCGCAGATGATGCAGCAGGCTGGTATTGTCTTGCAGTCCAAAGTGGCGGCCGACAAGCGCGAGGCCGTGGCGAAAGACATCCAGGCCGATGTGAAGAAATATGTTGATGAGGTCGTGCCGCTGGTGCGGGAGCAGGCCGTCAGCGTTGCCCCTTCCACCGTGGGTGCGCTGCTGGAAGAAAAGTTTACCGAGGATGAACTCAAGCAACTCATTGCCATCATCGAGTCGCCGGTCAATCGCAAGTTTTTGCAGCTGGGCGGCGAGATGCAGAAAGCGTTGCTGGACAAGGTGGTAACGCAGACGCAAGGTGTGATTGAACCGAAAATCAGGGCACTGGAACAATCCATCAGCAAGCAATTGGGCTTGCCAGCGCCGTCGGCAGCTGCTGCCAAGGGCACGCGCCCACCGGCCAAGGCTGCCAGCAAGTAG